From a single Marinobacter sp. THAF197a genomic region:
- a CDS encoding mechanosensitive ion channel family protein, giving the protein MIEGFTGAVGEQLKQNLGDTLEAMAGGQVDWAELAVYVFSQVLVSAIYLGLFIGGYLLIIGTLRIVVGKRRSQSALFSQVRTGLKYLFALGALLVILAQFGAGPGFLKAMARAGFMALGFFVGWLVLARLMKEAIGRYGMDPSIRQLIENLFAVLMVTFAVVAILAQFGFDVLSIVAGLGIVGIAVGFAAQSTLSNFIAGITLLIERPFRIGDWVSINGQDGKVVKIALRTTWLRTRDNIFTMIPNDSVASSDIVNYSAEGATRLNIPVGIAYKESARAAREVIMPVLLSHPEVLKGGAMEPRVVMKSLGDSSVDLEVKIWITPDNLDVQPRIMADVLEQIKEALDAAGIEIPFPHLQLFIDDAKGLKPLVEPLYPKLVEK; this is encoded by the coding sequence ATGATTGAAGGTTTTACCGGGGCAGTAGGAGAACAACTGAAACAGAACCTGGGTGATACCCTGGAGGCGATGGCCGGTGGGCAGGTGGATTGGGCTGAGCTGGCGGTCTACGTGTTCAGCCAGGTGCTGGTGTCGGCTATCTACCTGGGCCTGTTTATCGGTGGTTACCTGTTGATTATTGGTACGTTGCGAATCGTTGTTGGCAAGCGGCGATCTCAGTCTGCACTGTTTTCACAGGTTCGGACCGGCCTGAAATATCTGTTTGCCCTTGGGGCGTTGTTGGTGATTCTGGCCCAGTTCGGGGCTGGCCCAGGGTTTCTCAAAGCGATGGCGAGGGCGGGATTCATGGCCTTGGGCTTCTTTGTGGGTTGGCTGGTACTGGCTCGACTGATGAAAGAGGCAATCGGCCGATATGGCATGGATCCATCCATCCGGCAGCTGATTGAGAACCTGTTCGCGGTGCTGATGGTGACCTTTGCGGTGGTGGCGATTCTGGCCCAGTTCGGGTTTGACGTGTTGTCGATTGTTGCGGGCCTGGGGATTGTCGGTATCGCGGTTGGCTTTGCGGCACAGTCCACTCTGTCGAATTTTATCGCCGGTATCACGTTGTTGATAGAGCGTCCTTTCCGGATCGGTGACTGGGTCAGCATCAACGGTCAGGATGGCAAGGTCGTGAAAATTGCTTTGCGCACAACCTGGCTCCGCACACGGGACAACATATTCACCATGATTCCCAATGACAGCGTGGCGTCGTCGGATATTGTCAATTACAGTGCCGAGGGCGCAACCCGGTTGAACATTCCGGTGGGCATCGCCTATAAGGAATCGGCCCGGGCCGCGCGGGAGGTGATCATGCCCGTTCTTCTCTCCCACCCTGAGGTCCTGAAAGGTGGTGCGATGGAGCCCCGGGTGGTGATGAAGAGTCTGGGGGATTCGTCGGTGGATCTGGAAGTGAAGATATGGATTACACCGGACAATCTGGACGTGCAGCCACGAATCATGGCGGATGTGCTGGAGCAGATTAAAGAGGCACTGGATGCTGCCGGGATTGAAATACCTTTCCCGCATCTTCAGTTGTTTATCGACGACGCCAAGGGTTTGAAGCCCCTGGTGGAACCGCTTTATCCAAAATTGGTGGAAAAGTGA
- a CDS encoding putative 4-mercaptohistidine N1-methyltransferase, whose translation MNRPAGYYEDNTTLAQYLEFHFGESWHGEANFPKELADAAMEALDGRELCRALDIGCAVGRTTLELARHFDHVDGVDFSQTFIDKCREVVADGEARYARPEEGDLVSYQARALSTLGLAEAAQRVAFHQGDACNLGSDYRDYDLVLAGNLIDRLYKPSLFLGSIHERINDLGLLVIASPYTWLEEYTPKSEWVGGFMKNGEPFTTLDGLKDMLGPHFRLLGEPRSLPFVIRETRNKFQHSFSELTIWEKLPD comes from the coding sequence ATGAACCGACCGGCGGGCTATTACGAAGACAACACCACTCTGGCGCAATACCTGGAGTTCCACTTCGGAGAGTCCTGGCACGGTGAAGCAAATTTTCCCAAAGAGCTGGCGGACGCCGCCATGGAAGCCCTTGATGGCCGGGAACTGTGCCGGGCCCTCGACATCGGGTGCGCCGTGGGCCGCACGACGCTGGAGCTGGCACGGCATTTTGACCATGTGGACGGAGTGGATTTCTCGCAGACGTTTATCGACAAATGCCGGGAAGTCGTGGCTGACGGCGAGGCCCGTTACGCGAGGCCGGAGGAAGGAGATCTGGTGAGTTATCAGGCCCGTGCGCTGTCGACCCTGGGGCTGGCGGAGGCAGCGCAACGTGTGGCGTTTCATCAGGGAGATGCGTGCAATCTTGGGTCTGACTACCGGGATTACGATCTGGTGCTGGCGGGTAACCTGATTGATCGGCTGTACAAACCTTCGTTGTTTCTGGGGAGTATTCACGAACGCATCAACGATCTTGGTTTGTTGGTCATTGCCTCGCCGTATACCTGGCTGGAGGAGTACACGCCGAAATCCGAATGGGTGGGCGGTTTTATGAAGAACGGCGAGCCTTTCACCACGCTCGATGGCCTTAAAGACATGCTGGGGCCTCATTTCAGGCTGCTGGGCGAGCCCAGAAGCCTGCCGTTCGTGATCCGGGAAACCCGCAACAAATTCCAGCACAGCTTTTCCGAACTGACCATCTGGGAAAAGTTGCCGGATTAA
- a CDS encoding GntR family transcriptional regulator — translation MAINQVAPRRLADTIVEQLETMILEGTLQPGQRLPPERVLAEQFGVSRPSLREAIQKLAAKGLLHSRQGGGNFVTETLGASFSDPLIKLLETHPEAHRDLLEFRRTLEADCAFYAAQRATEVDRQYLTQAWTALDACYRDSSGNNLEAEGAADARFHMAIAEASHNVVLMHTMRNLFNMLKNNIVTNIGGMYARAAKTRQGLVDQHSRLFQAIMEGRAEDARAIAGHHIEFVQQTISEHSENERRKQRALRRERHNADEQT, via the coding sequence ATGGCCATCAATCAGGTGGCGCCCAGGCGCCTCGCCGACACCATCGTTGAACAACTGGAAACCATGATTCTGGAAGGCACATTGCAACCGGGCCAGCGGTTACCTCCGGAGCGGGTGCTGGCAGAGCAATTCGGCGTGTCCCGGCCATCGTTGAGAGAAGCAATCCAGAAACTGGCTGCCAAAGGCCTGCTCCACAGCCGCCAGGGAGGGGGCAACTTTGTCACCGAAACGCTGGGTGCCAGTTTCAGTGACCCACTGATCAAGTTGCTGGAAACGCACCCGGAAGCCCATCGCGACCTGCTGGAATTTCGCCGCACGCTGGAAGCAGACTGCGCCTTTTACGCAGCGCAAAGAGCCACCGAAGTTGACCGCCAGTACCTCACTCAAGCCTGGACCGCCCTGGATGCCTGTTACCGCGACAGCTCCGGCAACAACCTGGAAGCCGAAGGCGCAGCTGATGCCCGCTTCCACATGGCCATCGCCGAGGCCAGCCATAATGTGGTGCTGATGCACACCATGCGTAACCTGTTCAACATGCTCAAGAACAACATCGTGACCAACATCGGCGGCATGTATGCCAGAGCCGCCAAAACCCGGCAGGGCCTGGTAGACCAGCATTCCCGGCTGTTTCAGGCAATTATGGAAGGAAGGGCCGAGGATGCCCGGGCCATTGCCGGCCACCATATCGAGTTTGTCCAGCAGACCATCTCGGAACACTCGGAAAACGAACGGCGAAAACAGCGGGCCTTGCGCCGGGAACGGCACAACGCTGACGAACAGACATAA
- a CDS encoding ExeM/NucH family extracellular endonuclease, with protein MTMKHTLLAATISGLLAGQAQAGLVISEYVEGSSNNKAIELLNTTDASIDLAAWELQVYFNGSDVAGQTFNLTGNVAPGTNFVFAHSSADPAILAVADQTTGAGLFNGDDAVVLLKGGAVADSIGQVGFDPGSYWGSGDTRTQNRTLRRKAGAVADTNPFDTYDPAIAFDGFPQDDFSDLGQAGGGDGPLEPETPDLTCGAEVTRISEIQGLTDQSPLAGHTAVIEAVVTASFNRDGQLGGFFMEEELQHRDDDPRTSEGIFVFAPNLAVEAGQRIRIAGKVVEYQGLTELTDIIDSTLCGSGELPPPVSLTLPWPDLGSPEAFESMRVVFNEALVVNDNYDLGRFGSLTLGSGRHFIPTNVALPGPDAALVAEMNGLDRIILDDGSNRQNPTIVPYPSPQLSASQTVRAGDTVNDLQGILDYRFSEWRLQPTSVPSFSQTNPRPTEPRLEERGNLLVASFNVLNFFNGDGMGGGFPTARGADNPEELSRQTAKLASALTALDADIIGLMEIENDGYDSNSAIAELASTLGSHWQYVNPGQAQLGSDAIAVGLLYRTDRVETVGGAATISTAPFDQLHRQPLAQTFRLIGSEDGLTIAVNHFKSKGCSNADGANADQGDGQGCWNPERTLAANALADWLANDATGTGEQDVLIIGDLNAYAKEDPIRALNARGYQDLVAVHEGEQAYSYVFFGQAGYLDHALANEALAGKVKDTRIWTINADEPRALDYNTEFKTPEQQASFYAPDPYRASDHDPVLVALEMDTRTAADRADLNGDGRVNGRDLARFILATLFGKAPAPTYDINADGKVDGQDFLALVHAIRGR; from the coding sequence ATGACGATGAAGCATACACTTCTGGCAGCCACCATCAGCGGTTTGCTGGCCGGCCAGGCCCAGGCCGGCCTGGTGATCAGCGAATATGTTGAAGGCTCGAGCAACAACAAGGCTATTGAGTTACTGAACACCACCGATGCCAGCATTGATCTGGCCGCCTGGGAACTTCAGGTTTACTTCAACGGGTCGGACGTAGCTGGTCAGACCTTCAATCTGACCGGCAATGTGGCACCTGGCACCAACTTTGTGTTCGCCCACAGCAGCGCCGACCCGGCGATTCTGGCCGTGGCCGATCAAACCACCGGCGCCGGGCTGTTCAATGGTGACGACGCCGTCGTGTTGCTAAAGGGTGGCGCCGTGGCTGACAGTATCGGCCAGGTCGGTTTCGACCCCGGCAGCTACTGGGGCTCAGGGGATACCCGAACCCAGAACCGTACACTGCGCCGAAAAGCCGGTGCAGTAGCAGACACCAATCCGTTCGATACATACGACCCTGCCATCGCTTTCGATGGTTTCCCACAGGACGATTTTTCAGATCTCGGTCAAGCCGGCGGCGGCGATGGCCCACTTGAGCCAGAGACGCCAGACCTCACCTGTGGCGCTGAGGTAACCCGTATTTCCGAAATCCAGGGCCTTACGGACCAGAGCCCGCTGGCTGGCCATACGGCGGTTATTGAAGCGGTCGTCACCGCCAGTTTCAACAGAGACGGACAACTGGGCGGCTTTTTTATGGAAGAAGAACTGCAGCACAGGGATGACGATCCGAGGACATCCGAAGGCATTTTCGTCTTCGCACCCAATCTTGCAGTAGAGGCCGGCCAACGAATCCGAATCGCCGGCAAGGTAGTGGAATATCAGGGACTGACCGAGCTGACCGACATCATCGACAGTACCCTCTGTGGTTCCGGCGAGCTGCCCCCACCCGTATCTTTGACCCTGCCATGGCCGGATCTGGGTTCTCCGGAAGCCTTCGAATCCATGCGCGTCGTCTTCAATGAGGCGCTGGTGGTTAACGACAACTACGATCTTGGCCGATTCGGCAGCCTGACCCTGGGCAGCGGACGGCACTTCATTCCCACCAACGTAGCGCTGCCAGGCCCAGATGCCGCATTAGTCGCCGAAATGAATGGCCTGGACAGAATCATTCTGGACGATGGCAGTAATCGACAGAACCCCACCATCGTGCCTTACCCTTCACCCCAGCTCAGTGCCAGCCAGACTGTCCGCGCCGGTGATACGGTAAACGACCTGCAAGGCATTCTGGATTACCGGTTCTCCGAGTGGCGATTGCAACCAACCAGCGTTCCCAGCTTCAGCCAGACCAACCCACGGCCCACCGAACCACGGCTTGAGGAGCGGGGAAACCTGCTGGTGGCGTCGTTCAACGTGCTGAATTTTTTCAATGGTGACGGCATGGGCGGTGGTTTCCCGACCGCCCGTGGTGCCGACAACCCAGAAGAACTCAGCCGGCAGACTGCCAAACTCGCCAGTGCCTTAACCGCCCTGGATGCTGACATCATCGGTTTGATGGAAATTGAGAATGACGGCTACGACAGCAACAGTGCCATTGCCGAGCTGGCATCCACTCTGGGGAGCCATTGGCAGTATGTGAACCCGGGCCAGGCACAACTGGGCAGCGATGCGATCGCCGTCGGCCTGCTTTACCGGACAGACCGGGTTGAGACAGTTGGCGGCGCAGCCACCATTAGCACCGCCCCGTTCGACCAGCTACACCGCCAACCACTGGCTCAAACCTTCCGATTGATCGGATCAGAGGATGGCCTGACCATCGCGGTCAACCATTTCAAATCCAAGGGCTGCAGTAACGCTGACGGCGCCAACGCCGATCAGGGTGATGGTCAGGGTTGCTGGAACCCGGAGCGAACCCTGGCCGCCAACGCCCTGGCGGACTGGCTGGCTAACGATGCCACGGGCACCGGCGAACAGGATGTACTGATCATCGGTGACCTCAATGCCTACGCCAAGGAAGATCCGATTCGCGCCCTGAACGCACGGGGATATCAGGATCTCGTAGCCGTCCACGAAGGCGAACAGGCTTACTCTTACGTGTTTTTCGGCCAGGCAGGTTACCTTGATCACGCCCTTGCCAATGAAGCACTGGCAGGCAAGGTCAAGGACACCCGCATCTGGACCATCAACGCTGACGAACCCCGGGCGCTGGACTACAACACCGAGTTCAAGACTCCTGAGCAACAGGCCAGCTTCTATGCCCCGGACCCCTACCGCGCTTCCGACCATGACCCGGTGCTGGTGGCGCTTGAGATGGACACCCGCACCGCAGCCGACCGGGCAGACCTGAACGGCGACGGCCGGGTGAATGGCCGCGACCTCGCCCGCTTTATTCTTGCAACCCTGTTTGGTAAGGCCCCGGCGCCAACCTACGACATAAACGCAGACGGCAAAGTGGATGGCCAGGACTTCCTGGCTCTAGTGCACGCCATTCGAGGCCGATAA
- a CDS encoding L-lactate permease translates to MSSGLLALLAFAPILLAGILLIGLRWPARRAMPVVFLVTALIGYSAWDMTLNRILASTLQGLVITIGLLWIIFGAILLLNTLKHSGAITTIRAGFTNITPDRRIQAIIIVWLFGSFIEGASGFGTPAAIAAPLLVAVGFPAMAAVMLGMMVQSTPVSFGAVGTPVVVGVTTGLDRATITERLEAVGSNWEAYLQLITSEVAITHAIVGVVMPLLMVTMMTRFFGRNKSWKEGLEVLPFALFAGVAFVVPYALTGVILGPEFPSLLGGLIGLAIVTMAAKKGFLMPKNAWDFADRKDWPSEWLGSIEMKLEDIAAKPMSGFRAWVPYVLVGVVLVLSRTVDPIKQAFTSVGVSFSNILGEAGINAGVQPLYLPGGILVMVVLATFFIHRMSARALGNAVKESSGVLLSAGFVLLFTVPMVRILINSGVNMSDLPSMPLAMATWAADAVGGIYPLLAPTVGALGAFLAGSNTVSNMMFSQFQFGVAESLGLSTALMVAVQAVGAAAGNMVAIHNVVAASATVGLLGREGQTLRKTVWPTLYYLLATGLIALLAAYGLGVMDPLMGR, encoded by the coding sequence ATGTCGTCCGGATTGCTCGCCCTGCTGGCATTTGCCCCGATTCTGCTAGCCGGAATCCTCCTGATTGGCCTGCGTTGGCCTGCCCGCCGCGCCATGCCCGTGGTGTTCCTGGTTACTGCGCTGATCGGTTACAGCGCCTGGGATATGACCCTGAACCGAATTCTGGCCTCTACCCTGCAGGGTCTGGTGATTACCATTGGTCTGCTGTGGATTATCTTCGGCGCTATTTTGCTGCTGAACACGCTGAAACATTCGGGGGCCATCACCACCATTCGGGCGGGCTTTACCAACATCACCCCGGACCGCCGTATTCAGGCGATTATCATTGTCTGGCTGTTCGGTAGCTTTATTGAAGGCGCCTCCGGCTTCGGGACGCCGGCGGCTATTGCCGCGCCCTTGCTGGTCGCGGTTGGCTTCCCGGCCATGGCGGCGGTGATGCTGGGCATGATGGTGCAGAGCACGCCGGTGTCCTTTGGTGCCGTGGGCACTCCTGTGGTGGTTGGGGTAACCACGGGTCTCGACCGTGCCACGATTACCGAAAGACTGGAGGCCGTGGGCTCCAACTGGGAGGCCTACCTGCAGTTGATTACCTCGGAAGTCGCCATTACCCACGCCATTGTTGGTGTGGTTATGCCATTGCTGATGGTGACCATGATGACCCGCTTCTTCGGCAGGAACAAAAGCTGGAAAGAAGGGTTGGAGGTGCTGCCGTTTGCCTTGTTTGCCGGTGTTGCCTTTGTGGTTCCCTACGCGCTGACCGGTGTGATTCTGGGGCCGGAATTTCCGTCTCTGCTGGGTGGCCTGATTGGTTTGGCGATCGTGACCATGGCGGCGAAGAAGGGCTTCCTGATGCCCAAAAACGCCTGGGATTTTGCCGACCGCAAGGACTGGCCCTCCGAGTGGCTGGGCAGTATCGAGATGAAGCTCGAAGACATCGCGGCCAAGCCGATGAGCGGTTTCCGCGCCTGGGTGCCCTATGTACTGGTGGGCGTCGTGCTGGTACTGAGCCGGACCGTCGACCCGATCAAACAGGCCTTTACCAGCGTTGGTGTATCGTTCTCGAATATTCTGGGTGAGGCCGGCATCAATGCCGGTGTTCAGCCTCTGTACCTGCCGGGCGGTATCCTGGTGATGGTTGTTCTGGCAACGTTCTTCATTCACCGCATGAGCGCTCGTGCCCTTGGGAATGCCGTCAAGGAATCCAGCGGTGTGTTGCTGAGTGCAGGCTTTGTTCTGCTGTTTACGGTGCCGATGGTGCGGATCCTGATCAACTCGGGCGTTAACATGTCCGATTTGCCCAGTATGCCGCTGGCCATGGCCACCTGGGCCGCCGACGCGGTTGGCGGCATCTACCCGCTACTGGCTCCGACAGTGGGGGCGCTGGGTGCCTTCCTGGCGGGCTCGAATACCGTCTCCAATATGATGTTCAGCCAGTTCCAGTTTGGTGTTGCTGAAAGCCTTGGCCTGTCCACCGCCCTGATGGTGGCGGTGCAGGCCGTGGGTGCCGCTGCCGGTAACATGGTGGCCATCCATAACGTGGTGGCGGCCTCAGCCACGGTTGGCCTGTTGGGCCGTGAAGGACAGACCCTGCGCAAGACTGTGTGGCCGACCCTATACTACCTCTTGGCGACCGGTTTGATTGCATTGCTGGCGGCCTATGGCCTGGGTGTGATGGACCCGTTAATGGGCCGGTAA
- the nadN gene encoding NAD nucleotidase, translated as MIRKTLWIALPLAALAGCNSDSNNNAPEASSFTANILHINDHHSHLEEGSQSLMIAGKSTSFPIGGFPRVAGKIAEREAALDNVLKLHAGDAITGTLYFSSFEGEADARLMNQVCFDAFALGNHEFDRGDEGLKKFLDLLDSGSCQTPVLAANVKPQVGTPLAPIAEDDYIQPYVIKSIGGEQVAIVGIDIANKTRNSSSPLATTEFLDEMETAQAMIDELEASGINKIVLLTHYHYENDLNLAASLSGVDVIIGGDSHSLLGDFDAYGLSAAGPYPTELTNADGNKVCVAQAWQYSRVVGELSVTWDENGVVTSCSGTPHLLLGDNFTRKDAEDNNYQPEGSERADILAAIDADDQLSLVTPDPTSAQLLAYYTNQLDDFRNRIIGTATEDLCLARIPGRPYGDDTCEGEDPNRGSDISNLVAQAFLFLSKNADVAIQNGGGVRTDLFAGSITIGDAYTLLPFANTLTDLAMSGAEIRAVLNEAVEFAHVEGGSSGAYPYAAGLRWEVDMNRPEGERLFNIEVNPRNSAEWRALADDEELNVVTNSFTAGGRDGYVTFGAVSDDGRATDTFLDYAQSFVDYVLEVGSLSKPSADEYSTQNYIPAL; from the coding sequence ATGATCCGCAAAACCCTATGGATTGCATTACCCCTCGCTGCGCTGGCCGGTTGCAACAGCGACAGCAATAACAACGCCCCGGAAGCCAGCAGCTTTACCGCCAACATCCTGCACATCAACGACCACCACTCCCATCTGGAAGAAGGCTCCCAGTCCCTGATGATTGCCGGCAAGAGCACGTCCTTTCCGATTGGCGGCTTTCCACGAGTGGCCGGAAAAATTGCAGAGCGGGAAGCGGCCCTGGACAACGTTCTGAAACTGCACGCGGGCGATGCCATAACCGGCACCCTGTACTTTTCATCGTTTGAGGGAGAGGCCGATGCCCGACTGATGAACCAGGTGTGTTTCGATGCGTTTGCACTGGGCAACCACGAGTTCGACCGGGGCGATGAGGGGCTGAAGAAGTTCCTGGATCTGCTGGATAGCGGAAGTTGTCAGACGCCGGTACTGGCCGCCAACGTCAAGCCCCAGGTTGGTACTCCCCTGGCACCGATTGCCGAGGATGACTACATCCAGCCCTACGTCATCAAATCAATCGGTGGTGAGCAGGTGGCCATAGTCGGCATCGACATAGCCAATAAAACCCGCAACAGCTCCAGCCCGCTGGCGACCACCGAATTCCTCGATGAGATGGAAACGGCGCAGGCCATGATTGACGAGCTCGAGGCGTCCGGCATCAACAAGATCGTGTTGCTAACCCATTATCATTACGAAAACGACCTGAACCTGGCAGCGTCGCTGTCCGGTGTGGATGTCATCATTGGTGGTGATTCCCATAGCCTGCTCGGAGACTTCGATGCCTACGGACTGTCTGCTGCAGGGCCCTACCCAACAGAACTGACCAATGCCGATGGTAACAAAGTATGCGTAGCCCAGGCGTGGCAGTATTCCCGAGTGGTTGGCGAGCTCAGCGTTACCTGGGACGAAAACGGCGTAGTGACCTCGTGCAGCGGCACGCCCCACCTGCTCCTGGGTGATAACTTCACGCGCAAAGACGCCGAAGATAACAACTACCAGCCGGAAGGCAGCGAGCGCGCCGACATCCTGGCGGCCATCGACGCCGATGACCAGCTCAGTCTGGTAACCCCAGACCCAACATCCGCACAGCTGCTGGCCTACTACACCAACCAGCTGGATGACTTCCGCAACCGGATAATCGGAACCGCCACCGAAGATCTCTGCCTGGCCAGAATTCCCGGCCGGCCCTATGGGGATGACACGTGCGAAGGCGAAGACCCCAACCGCGGCAGCGACATCTCCAACCTTGTCGCCCAGGCCTTCCTGTTCCTTAGCAAGAACGCCGATGTGGCCATCCAGAACGGTGGTGGCGTCCGAACCGACCTGTTTGCTGGCAGCATCACGATTGGCGACGCCTACACACTTCTGCCGTTTGCCAACACCCTGACGGATCTGGCCATGTCTGGCGCGGAAATCCGGGCGGTGTTAAACGAAGCGGTTGAGTTTGCCCATGTTGAGGGCGGCTCCAGCGGAGCCTACCCCTACGCGGCAGGGCTGCGCTGGGAAGTGGACATGAACCGGCCGGAAGGCGAGCGCTTGTTCAACATTGAGGTCAACCCGCGTAATTCGGCCGAATGGCGCGCCCTGGCCGATGACGAGGAATTGAACGTGGTTACCAACAGCTTCACCGCCGGCGGCCGCGATGGGTATGTGACCTTTGGCGCGGTGTCTGACGACGGACGGGCAACCGATACGTTCCTGGATTATGCCCAGTCGTTTGTCGATTACGTTCTTGAGGTAGGCTCCCTGAGCAAGCCGTCCGCAGACGAATATTCAACCCAGAACTATATACCAGCCCTCTGA
- a CDS encoding (Fe-S)-binding protein, with the protein MSELFYDAAPNATRVAPERPKPRSYPAKPTEVTLFGTCVVDLFFPEAGLDAIRLLEREGIRVHFPQAQSCCGQPAWTSGYVNEAREVARAQLNLLDNDLPVVVPSGSCAGMFRQHYREVFAEEPDTLKRVESLAERTFELTEFLLHVCKVDWQDLGQPTQIALHTSCSARREMNTHLHARELLGKLANVERLDHDHESECCGFGGTFSVRMPEVSGAMVLDKTRSLRESGAAEMITADGGCLLNINGSLEKQQQAFRGRHLASFLWERVSGEVTS; encoded by the coding sequence ATGAGTGAGCTGTTCTACGATGCCGCCCCGAACGCTACCCGTGTGGCCCCGGAGCGCCCCAAGCCCCGGAGCTACCCGGCCAAGCCGACGGAGGTCACGCTGTTTGGTACCTGCGTGGTGGATCTGTTCTTCCCCGAAGCCGGGCTGGATGCCATCCGCCTGCTGGAACGGGAAGGCATTCGCGTGCACTTTCCCCAGGCGCAATCCTGCTGCGGCCAGCCCGCCTGGACTTCGGGTTACGTGAACGAGGCCCGGGAGGTGGCGCGGGCACAGCTCAACCTGCTGGATAACGACTTGCCGGTGGTGGTGCCTTCTGGTTCCTGCGCCGGCATGTTCCGGCAGCACTACCGGGAGGTGTTTGCTGAAGAGCCGGATACCCTCAAGCGAGTGGAAAGCCTGGCCGAGCGCACGTTCGAGCTGACCGAGTTTCTGCTGCATGTGTGCAAGGTGGATTGGCAGGATCTGGGCCAGCCCACGCAGATTGCCCTGCACACCTCCTGTTCTGCCCGCCGGGAAATGAATACCCACCTGCACGCCCGTGAGCTGCTGGGCAAGCTGGCGAACGTAGAGCGTCTGGACCACGACCACGAAAGCGAATGCTGCGGATTTGGCGGGACGTTCTCCGTGCGTATGCCGGAAGTCTCTGGCGCCATGGTGCTGGACAAAACCCGTTCGCTGCGGGAATCTGGCGCGGCGGAAATGATCACCGCCGATGGCGGCTGCCTGCTCAACATCAATGGTTCCCTGGAAAAACAGCAACAGGCCTTCCGGGGCCGGCATCTGGCCAGTTTCCTGTGGGAGCGGGTCAGCGGTGAGGTGACATCATGA